A single Brevundimonas sp. M20 DNA region contains:
- a CDS encoding nitronate monooxygenase family protein: protein MTSPFDTLRLPVFAAPMFLISGPELVIAACKAGIGGAFPTPNCRTVEDLDTWMGTITDALKPGDAPWIANMITHSTNTRLPEDLRLIAEYKPPVVITALGSPKPVMETVKSYGGLVFADVVSMKLAKKAAEAGVDGLACVSAGAGGHTGHLSPFAFISAVRDFFDGYIAVGGGVGDGAGVAGAVAAGADFVYMGTRFLASAESMAQPEYKQMVVDSGPDDLVVSASVTGTPASWLRPSLIAAGQDPDNLGAAPDRNYTSGGSTKRWRDIWAAGQGLESVRAVEPVADIVDRLAGEYDAAVARFQSRTGGRTVRGAAA from the coding sequence ATGACCTCCCCCTTCGATACCCTGCGCCTGCCCGTGTTCGCGGCGCCCATGTTCCTGATCAGCGGGCCGGAACTGGTCATCGCCGCCTGCAAGGCGGGGATCGGCGGCGCCTTCCCCACGCCGAATTGCCGCACGGTCGAGGACCTCGACACATGGATGGGCACGATCACCGACGCGCTGAAGCCGGGCGACGCCCCGTGGATCGCCAACATGATCACCCACTCGACCAACACCCGCCTGCCCGAGGACCTGCGGCTGATCGCCGAGTACAAGCCGCCCGTGGTCATCACGGCGCTGGGCTCGCCCAAGCCGGTCATGGAGACGGTGAAGTCCTACGGCGGTCTGGTCTTCGCCGACGTCGTCTCGATGAAGCTGGCGAAGAAGGCCGCTGAGGCCGGCGTCGATGGTCTGGCCTGCGTCAGCGCGGGCGCCGGGGGCCACACCGGCCACCTGTCGCCCTTCGCCTTCATCTCGGCGGTGCGCGACTTCTTCGACGGCTATATCGCGGTCGGCGGCGGCGTCGGCGACGGCGCGGGCGTGGCGGGCGCGGTCGCCGCGGGCGCCGACTTCGTCTACATGGGCACCCGCTTCCTGGCCTCGGCCGAGAGCATGGCCCAGCCCGAGTACAAGCAGATGGTGGTGGACTCCGGACCGGACGATCTGGTCGTTTCGGCCTCCGTCACCGGCACCCCGGCGTCCTGGCTGCGCCCCAGCCTGATCGCCGCCGGTCAGGACCCCGACAACCTCGGCGCCGCCCCGGATCGCAACTACACCTCGGGCGGATCGACCAAGCGTTGGCGCGACATCTGGGCCGCTGGTCAGGGGCTGGAGTCCGTCCGGGCCGTCGAGCCGGTCGCCGACATCGTCGACCGGCTGGCGGGCGAATACGACGCCGCCGTCGCCCGTTTCCAGTCGAGGACCGGAGGACGGACGGTCCGGGGCGCGGCGGCGTGA
- a CDS encoding MFS transporter produces MTSTTSPETPATAFAQKARIWPHPGWGWFAVAALMVAYTSSFIDRQILSLLVEPIRADLNISDTEFSLLAGLAFSLFYTLLGVPLARLADRGSRRLIIMIGIVVWSVMTVCCGLANSFWALFAARIGVGIGEAALSPAAYSMISDYFPPRMRARALAVYSMGPYIGAGLALMIGGGVIDVIAHHGSLTLPLVGELAPWQQTFVLVGLPGLLIAALFLIVREPPRQGLVKADAHSGVMRFLWARKKTFYAMIIGFSIFGIAGISYLAWIPAVLIRTHGWTASQVGFTYGAVLLLAATPGVLVGGWLSDFLSSRGRKDAPLFAAIIGLVCSIPFAIATPLMPTAPLTVASLAVFSFFAGVMNSLPATSLQSVSPNQFRAQVTAIYFLIGNLISLAGGPTIVAAISDTLLGGSQKIGLSLSIVSGICITVASLILIKTLPHFRASVEEAREWQGEN; encoded by the coding sequence ATGACCAGTACGACGTCCCCTGAAACGCCCGCCACGGCCTTCGCTCAAAAGGCCCGGATCTGGCCCCATCCCGGATGGGGATGGTTCGCGGTCGCTGCGCTGATGGTGGCCTACACCTCGAGCTTTATAGATCGGCAGATCCTCAGCCTTCTGGTCGAGCCGATCCGCGCGGACCTGAACATCAGCGACACTGAATTCAGCCTGCTGGCAGGCCTGGCGTTCTCGCTGTTCTACACCCTTCTGGGCGTGCCGTTGGCGCGGCTGGCCGATCGGGGCAGCCGCCGCCTGATCATCATGATCGGCATTGTGGTGTGGAGCGTAATGACCGTGTGCTGCGGTCTGGCCAACAGTTTCTGGGCCCTTTTCGCGGCGCGGATCGGCGTCGGCATCGGCGAGGCGGCCCTGTCGCCCGCCGCCTACTCCATGATCTCGGACTACTTCCCGCCCCGCATGCGGGCCCGCGCTCTGGCGGTCTATTCCATGGGGCCGTATATCGGCGCCGGTCTGGCCCTGATGATCGGCGGCGGGGTGATCGACGTCATCGCCCACCACGGTTCCCTGACCCTGCCGCTCGTCGGTGAACTGGCTCCCTGGCAACAGACCTTTGTTCTGGTCGGCCTGCCCGGCCTGCTGATCGCCGCCCTGTTCCTGATCGTCCGCGAGCCGCCTCGTCAGGGACTGGTGAAGGCCGACGCCCACTCCGGCGTGATGCGCTTCCTGTGGGCGCGCAAGAAGACCTTCTACGCCATGATCATCGGCTTCTCGATCTTCGGAATCGCGGGCATTTCCTACCTCGCCTGGATTCCGGCGGTTCTGATCCGCACCCATGGCTGGACGGCCTCGCAGGTCGGCTTCACCTATGGCGCGGTCCTGCTGCTGGCCGCGACGCCGGGCGTGCTGGTCGGCGGCTGGCTGAGCGACTTCCTGTCCTCGCGCGGCCGCAAGGACGCCCCGCTGTTCGCCGCCATCATCGGTTTGGTGTGCAGCATCCCCTTCGCCATCGCCACGCCCCTGATGCCGACCGCGCCCCTGACCGTCGCCTCGCTGGCCGTATTCAGTTTCTTCGCCGGGGTGATGAACAGCCTGCCCGCGACCTCGCTGCAGTCGGTGTCGCCCAACCAGTTCCGGGCGCAGGTCACCGCTATCTACTTCCTGATCGGCAACCTGATCTCGCTGGCCGGCGGCCCGACCATCGTGGCGGCGATCAGCGACACTCTGCTGGGCGGTTCGCAGAAGATCGGCCTGTCGCTGTCCATCGTCAGCGGTATCTGCATCACCGTCGCCTCGCTCATCCTGATCAAGACGCTGCCCCACTTCCGCGCCAGCGTGGAAGAGGCGCGCGAGTGGCAGGGAGAGAACTGA
- a CDS encoding PaaI family thioesterase produces the protein MNAIAPVDFDLDPTATGLELLRRWAQRADSVGGFPQRLAARPVEFDEGSVRIVCDLDPGHANFMELVHGGVSAALVDVAGGSAVMTILEPGQSLLTTDLSMRFLNAAPLDCARLETVGRIVFRDARKAVVEATVSTADGLVIAQGTVGVSIRAAR, from the coding sequence GTGAACGCCATCGCGCCCGTCGACTTCGACCTCGACCCGACCGCGACGGGGCTGGAGCTTCTGCGCCGCTGGGCGCAGCGGGCCGACAGCGTCGGCGGCTTCCCCCAGCGCCTGGCCGCCCGGCCGGTCGAGTTCGATGAAGGGTCCGTCCGCATCGTCTGCGATCTGGACCCCGGCCACGCCAACTTCATGGAGCTGGTCCACGGCGGGGTCTCGGCGGCGCTGGTGGACGTGGCGGGCGGCAGCGCAGTGATGACCATTCTGGAGCCAGGACAGAGCCTGCTGACCACCGACCTGTCGATGCGTTTCCTCAACGCAGCGCCGCTGGACTGCGCCCGGCTGGAGACCGTCGGCCGCATCGTCTTCCGCGACGCCCGCAAGGCCGTCGTCGAGGCGACGGTTTCGACGGCGGACGGGCTGGTGATCGCGCAAGGGACGGTGGGGGTGTCGATCCGGGCGGCGCGATAG
- a CDS encoding carotenoid oxygenase family protein, protein MGFEPTGAARDVQLGKVSQEPFKVTLKPNEHPYMTGAWTPQHEEFTAEDMPVIGTIPTDIDGVYVRNTENPVHEPIGRYHPFDGDGMIHTISFRDGKAAYRNRFVRTKGFLAEQAAGHAIWAGLAEHPSLSQQPGWGAHGGLKDSSSTDVIVHAGAILSTFYQCGEGYRLDPYTMEQLESADWVPPEGISAHPKVDEKTGDLLFFNYSKAAPHMHYGVVGPDNRLKHFTPIPLPGARLPHDMAFTTNYSILNDFPLFWEEDLLPKGIHAARFHPEMKSRFGIIPRYGKAEDVRWFEADATYVLHFLNAWEEGDEIVMDGYFQDNPVPQTSPDAWPGHERIMTFLDQNMLQPKLHRWRFNLKTGETTEQRLDDRVLEFGIINNQYGGVKYRYAYSAVSKPGWFLFTGLVKHDMDTGESWAVDFGPERYGSEPGFAPRIGATSEDDGYLITYVTDMIENRSECVIYDAQKPGDGPVARIILPGRLSSGTHATWAQGETIRASQAAA, encoded by the coding sequence ATGGGTTTCGAACCGACCGGCGCCGCGCGTGATGTCCAGCTGGGCAAGGTCTCGCAGGAGCCGTTCAAGGTCACGCTGAAGCCGAACGAGCATCCCTACATGACCGGCGCCTGGACGCCGCAGCATGAGGAGTTCACGGCCGAGGACATGCCGGTGATCGGGACCATCCCGACCGACATCGACGGCGTCTATGTGCGCAACACCGAGAACCCGGTGCATGAGCCGATCGGCCGTTATCACCCGTTCGACGGTGACGGCATGATCCACACGATCAGCTTCCGGGACGGCAAGGCCGCCTATCGCAACCGTTTCGTCCGCACCAAGGGCTTCCTGGCGGAGCAGGCGGCGGGGCATGCGATCTGGGCCGGACTGGCCGAGCATCCGTCGTTGTCGCAACAGCCGGGCTGGGGCGCGCACGGCGGGCTGAAGGATTCGTCCTCGACGGATGTGATCGTCCACGCGGGGGCCATCCTGTCGACCTTCTACCAGTGCGGTGAGGGCTATCGCCTCGACCCCTACACCATGGAGCAGCTGGAGAGCGCCGATTGGGTCCCACCGGAAGGGATTTCGGCCCACCCGAAGGTCGATGAGAAGACCGGCGACCTGCTGTTCTTCAACTACTCCAAGGCCGCGCCGCACATGCATTATGGTGTGGTCGGGCCGGACAACAGGCTGAAGCATTTCACGCCGATCCCGCTGCCGGGCGCGCGCCTGCCGCACGACATGGCGTTCACGACCAATTATTCGATCCTGAATGACTTCCCGCTGTTCTGGGAAGAAGACCTGCTGCCCAAAGGCATCCATGCGGCGCGCTTCCATCCGGAGATGAAGTCGCGGTTCGGGATCATTCCGCGCTACGGCAAGGCCGAGGATGTGCGCTGGTTCGAGGCCGATGCGACCTACGTCCTGCACTTCCTCAATGCATGGGAGGAGGGCGACGAGATCGTCATGGACGGCTACTTCCAGGACAACCCGGTGCCCCAGACCAGCCCGGACGCTTGGCCGGGGCATGAGCGGATCATGACCTTCCTCGACCAGAACATGCTCCAGCCCAAGCTGCACCGCTGGCGCTTCAACCTGAAGACCGGCGAGACGACCGAGCAGCGGCTGGATGATCGGGTGCTGGAGTTCGGCATCATCAACAACCAGTACGGCGGGGTGAAGTACCGCTACGCCTACAGCGCCGTGTCCAAGCCCGGCTGGTTCCTGTTCACAGGTCTGGTCAAGCACGACATGGATACGGGCGAGAGCTGGGCCGTCGACTTCGGCCCGGAACGCTACGGCTCCGAGCCCGGGTTCGCCCCGCGCATCGGCGCGACGAGCGAGGATGACGGCTATCTGATCACCTATGTCACAGACATGATCGAGAACCGGTCGGAATGCGTGATCTATGATGCGCAGAAGCCCGGCGACGGGCCGGTGGCGCGGATCATCCTGCCGGGCCGTCTGTCCAGCGGCACCCACGCCACCTGGGCGCAGGGCGAAACCATCCGCGCCTCGCAGGCGGCGGCGTAA
- a CDS encoding class I adenylate-forming enzyme family protein: MIVIPEHRIREMKARGWWGDVTLDDLFLKHVKAHPDAEALVDPFNAPDIVGGTAERLTWRQTADAVDRLCAVLTAHGIGKDDVVVVQLPNIAELTISYLACLRLGVIVSPAPVQYREHELSYIIDRTDAVAAITNDRIGKQMHGEMIVGLKATCPTLRHVFVLGATCPDGGLDLEPLMDGVTPALHKAAQKAAKDARITADDIVTICWTSGTEAQPKGVPRSHNEWLIMGHGVIDAADLEPGARLLNPFPMVNMGGISTAFIGWLLLGGALIQHHPFDLQVLLRQMRDEKIDYTVAPPAVLNLLLQNEAMLEGIDFRRLKSIGSGSAPLSEWMVRGFHEKYGVQIVNYFGSNEGASFPSALKDLPEAADRASLFPRLGEGFKWACVLHDRIFTRLVDPETDEEITTAGQPGELRVKGATIFSGYWRAPEINERAFDADGWFRTGDLFELAGDRLQYLKFVGRLKDIIIRGGMNISSEEIENHLMAHPAVAEAAVVGAPDPNLGERLSAFVVFRPGQSASMAEINAFLTGDRHVAVYKQIERLDVIEALPRNPVGKILKRELRQSVANETPSA, translated from the coding sequence ATGATCGTCATTCCCGAGCACCGCATCCGTGAGATGAAGGCCAGGGGCTGGTGGGGCGACGTCACCCTGGACGACCTGTTCCTGAAGCATGTGAAGGCCCATCCAGACGCCGAGGCCCTGGTCGATCCGTTCAACGCCCCTGACATCGTCGGCGGGACCGCCGAGCGTCTGACCTGGCGTCAGACCGCCGACGCCGTCGACCGCCTCTGCGCCGTCCTGACCGCCCACGGCATCGGCAAGGACGACGTGGTCGTGGTCCAGCTGCCGAACATCGCCGAGCTGACCATCAGCTATCTGGCCTGCCTGCGGCTGGGCGTGATCGTCAGCCCCGCCCCGGTCCAGTACCGCGAGCATGAGCTGTCCTACATCATCGACCGCACCGATGCGGTCGCCGCCATCACCAACGACCGCATCGGCAAGCAGATGCACGGCGAGATGATCGTCGGGCTGAAGGCGACCTGCCCGACCCTGCGCCACGTCTTCGTCCTGGGCGCCACCTGCCCGGACGGCGGTCTGGACCTTGAGCCCCTCATGGACGGCGTCACGCCCGCCCTGCACAAGGCGGCGCAGAAGGCGGCGAAGGATGCGCGCATCACCGCCGATGACATCGTCACCATCTGCTGGACCTCCGGCACCGAGGCCCAGCCCAAGGGCGTGCCGCGCAGTCACAACGAATGGCTCATCATGGGCCATGGCGTCATCGACGCCGCCGATCTGGAGCCCGGCGCCCGCCTGCTGAACCCCTTCCCGATGGTCAATATGGGCGGCATTTCCACCGCCTTCATCGGCTGGCTGCTGCTCGGCGGCGCCCTGATCCAGCACCATCCGTTCGACCTGCAGGTCCTGCTCAGGCAGATGCGGGACGAGAAGATCGACTACACCGTCGCCCCGCCCGCCGTGCTGAATCTGCTCCTCCAGAATGAGGCCATGCTGGAGGGCATCGACTTCAGGCGGCTGAAGTCCATCGGCTCGGGCTCGGCGCCCCTGTCGGAATGGATGGTGCGCGGCTTCCACGAGAAATACGGCGTCCAGATCGTCAACTATTTCGGCTCGAACGAGGGGGCGTCCTTCCCCTCCGCGCTGAAGGATTTGCCCGAAGCCGCCGACCGCGCCAGCCTGTTCCCGCGTCTGGGCGAGGGGTTCAAATGGGCCTGCGTCCTGCACGACCGCATTTTCACCCGTCTGGTCGATCCCGAGACCGATGAGGAGATCACCACCGCCGGTCAGCCGGGCGAGCTGCGGGTCAAGGGCGCGACCATCTTCTCCGGCTACTGGCGCGCGCCCGAGATCAACGAACGCGCCTTCGACGCCGACGGCTGGTTCCGCACCGGCGACCTGTTCGAACTGGCCGGCGACCGGCTCCAGTATCTGAAATTCGTCGGCCGCCTGAAGGACATCATCATCCGCGGCGGCATGAACATCTCCTCCGAGGAGATCGAGAACCATCTGATGGCCCACCCGGCCGTCGCCGAGGCCGCCGTCGTCGGCGCCCCCGATCCCAATCTGGGCGAGCGCCTCTCGGCCTTCGTCGTTTTCCGTCCCGGCCAAAGCGCAAGCATGGCCGAGATCAACGCCTTCCTGACCGGTGACCGTCACGTCGCCGTCTACAAGCAGATCGAACGCCTCGACGTCATCGAGGCCCTCCCCCGAAACCCTGTCGGCAAGATCCTGAAACGGGAGCTTCGCCAGTCCGTCGCCAACGAGACCCCCTCCGCATGA
- a CDS encoding acetyl-CoA acetyltransferase, with product MTYILGGWQSDFARNYAREGLEIGDGFAEAVHGALDQTGLEPEDIDVGHVGNFVGDLFTGQGMLGGFFAMADDRFTGMPASRHEAACASGSLAIMAATADIESGRYGTSLVLGLEMMRNVPGVTAAEHLGAAAWAGHEYLDATYPWPRAFSDLTEEYDRRYGISEQHLRRIAQINFANAKRNPNAQTRNYQFTEASFSNDDEANPVIEGRVRKTDCGQVTDGASAIVLASPERAAEYARKRGIPLESLPRIKGWGHRCAPLDYGRKIRASEGQAYVFPQVKRAIDDARARAGVTLEQIHAVETHDCFSMTEYMAIDHLGLTAPGESWKAIEAGDIEMGGKLPINPSGGLIGCGHPVGATGVRMALDAFKQTTGTAGEMQVEGARNVQTLNIGGSTTTTVSLVIGV from the coding sequence ATGACCTACATCCTCGGCGGCTGGCAGTCGGACTTCGCGCGCAACTACGCCCGTGAGGGGCTGGAGATCGGCGACGGCTTCGCGGAGGCCGTTCACGGCGCGCTGGATCAGACGGGGCTGGAACCGGAAGACATCGACGTAGGCCACGTCGGCAACTTCGTCGGCGACCTGTTCACCGGTCAGGGGATGTTGGGCGGTTTCTTCGCCATGGCGGACGACCGGTTCACCGGCATGCCCGCCTCGCGCCATGAGGCGGCCTGCGCCTCGGGCAGTCTGGCGATCATGGCGGCGACGGCGGACATCGAGTCCGGCCGCTACGGGACCTCGCTGGTGCTGGGTCTGGAGATGATGCGCAACGTCCCCGGCGTGACGGCCGCCGAGCATCTGGGCGCCGCCGCATGGGCCGGGCACGAATATCTGGACGCCACCTATCCCTGGCCGCGCGCCTTCTCGGACCTGACCGAGGAGTACGACCGCCGCTACGGCATCAGTGAGCAGCATCTGCGCCGGATCGCGCAGATCAATTTCGCCAACGCCAAGCGCAATCCGAACGCCCAGACCCGGAACTACCAGTTCACCGAGGCCAGCTTCTCGAACGACGACGAGGCCAATCCGGTGATCGAGGGGCGGGTGCGCAAGACCGACTGCGGGCAGGTGACGGACGGGGCATCGGCCATCGTTCTGGCCTCGCCGGAGCGGGCGGCCGAGTATGCGCGCAAGCGGGGGATTCCGCTGGAAAGCCTGCCGCGCATCAAGGGCTGGGGCCATCGCTGCGCGCCCCTCGACTATGGCCGGAAAATCCGGGCCAGCGAGGGGCAGGCCTATGTCTTCCCGCAGGTGAAGCGGGCCATCGACGATGCCCGCGCGCGCGCCGGTGTGACGCTGGAGCAGATCCACGCTGTCGAGACCCACGACTGCTTCTCGATGACTGAATACATGGCCATCGACCATCTGGGCCTGACGGCGCCGGGCGAGAGCTGGAAGGCGATCGAGGCGGGCGACATCGAGATGGGCGGCAAGCTGCCGATCAATCCGTCGGGCGGCCTGATCGGCTGTGGTCATCCGGTGGGCGCGACGGGCGTGCGGATGGCGCTGGACGCGTTCAAGCAGACGACGGGCACGGCGGGCGAGATGCAGGTCGAGGGCGCGCGCAACGTCCAGACCCTGAATATCGGCGGCTCGACCACGACGACGGTGAGCCTCGTCATCGGGGTGTGA
- a CDS encoding TonB-dependent receptor, whose amino-acid sequence MTIRGSISVSALLLAASLGATPVWAQTAPQTPPQDNATQLDEVIVTATKREERLIDVPVAVTAIGSEQLQNSGVSDIRELTGLAPSVQFQTPGGGADSSIRIRGIGTTSTNPGLESSVGVVIDGVTRARTGVALSELGDLQRIEVLRGPQGTLFGRNTSSGLINVVTRDPSFAGVEGRLEGTYGNYSDMRLAGAINIPLSDNAAFRLEASSETRDGFYQDANSAETLDNLDRQFVRAKLRWEPSDTLTWRFSADYTNRDENCCVAVLAIAGPTYGLVNTLAGARGDVGYTSTDPFDREASKSSGRQNQEDIVDWGVSAQADWELGFGTLTSITAYRSWEAYRSQDFDHSGADLGFFAPDGLHQSFDVFTQEVRLQGTAGMVDWLVGAYYSDEDVMNDSAYRMGADYPLIYGGAATFQATTLAAFTPGDGARGIGNQNGRDMSVFTHNIFNITDQLSITAGLRYTNNKKSIDFRGENFNPACDSAVATGDAPGITRFCAPFWDTRFNTAGDSDSRTEDAVTGTFNVSYEFLPTLTSYLSYSRGYKSGGYNFDRAGFTTPATPNAADLAFSDETVDAYEFGLKGEFFDRTLTANLAIFHQKFSGFQLIEYTGVNFVVRSLEEAISEGAELEITWRPMPGLTLTNGLSYTDAYYPTSAGNSAYSGREMEQSPDWVNVTSVTYEFPIGEQLTGVAYIDNRYSSEFYTGGFDPNRIQPSFSVANARLSLRGPDETWAVDIWARNLFDKDYYRRVIPATFQAGSYSAFLGDPRTYGITLRRTF is encoded by the coding sequence GTGACCATTCGAGGTTCGATCAGCGTATCCGCATTGCTTCTGGCGGCTTCTCTCGGCGCGACGCCGGTGTGGGCCCAGACGGCACCGCAAACACCGCCGCAAGACAACGCGACCCAGCTGGACGAGGTGATCGTCACCGCGACCAAGCGGGAAGAGCGGCTCATTGACGTCCCGGTCGCCGTGACGGCCATCGGGTCGGAACAGCTCCAGAATTCGGGCGTGTCCGACATTCGTGAGCTGACGGGCCTGGCGCCCAGCGTCCAGTTCCAGACCCCGGGTGGCGGCGCCGACTCGTCGATCCGCATCCGTGGCATCGGCACCACCTCCACCAACCCAGGGCTCGAGTCCTCGGTCGGCGTGGTGATCGACGGCGTGACCCGCGCCCGCACCGGCGTGGCCCTGTCCGAGCTGGGTGATCTTCAACGTATCGAAGTCCTGCGCGGCCCGCAGGGCACCCTGTTCGGCCGTAACACCTCGTCGGGTCTGATCAACGTCGTCACCCGTGACCCGAGTTTCGCCGGCGTCGAGGGACGGCTGGAAGGCACCTACGGCAACTACTCGGACATGCGTCTGGCCGGGGCCATCAACATTCCGCTGTCGGACAACGCCGCCTTCCGTCTGGAAGCCAGTTCCGAGACCCGCGACGGCTTCTACCAGGACGCCAACAGCGCCGAGACCCTGGACAATCTGGATCGCCAGTTCGTCCGCGCCAAACTGCGTTGGGAGCCGAGCGACACACTGACGTGGCGCTTCAGCGCCGACTACACCAACCGTGATGAGAACTGCTGCGTGGCCGTTCTCGCCATCGCCGGCCCGACCTATGGTCTGGTCAACACCTTGGCGGGCGCGCGTGGCGACGTGGGCTACACCAGCACCGACCCGTTCGACCGCGAGGCCTCCAAGTCCAGCGGTCGCCAGAACCAGGAAGACATCGTCGACTGGGGCGTTTCGGCCCAGGCCGACTGGGAGCTTGGTTTCGGCACCCTGACCTCGATCACGGCGTATCGCAGCTGGGAAGCCTATCGCTCGCAGGACTTTGATCACTCGGGCGCTGACCTGGGCTTCTTCGCCCCGGACGGCCTGCACCAGAGTTTTGACGTCTTCACCCAGGAAGTCCGCCTGCAAGGCACGGCGGGCATGGTCGACTGGCTGGTCGGCGCCTACTACTCGGACGAGGACGTGATGAACGACTCCGCGTACCGGATGGGCGCGGACTACCCGCTGATCTACGGCGGCGCCGCAACCTTCCAGGCGACGACCCTGGCGGCCTTTACCCCGGGCGACGGCGCCCGTGGCATCGGCAACCAGAACGGCCGCGACATGTCGGTCTTCACCCACAACATCTTCAACATCACCGACCAGCTGAGCATCACGGCGGGTCTGCGCTACACCAACAACAAGAAGTCGATCGATTTCAGGGGCGAGAACTTCAACCCGGCGTGCGACAGCGCCGTGGCGACGGGGGATGCGCCGGGGATCACCCGCTTCTGCGCCCCGTTCTGGGATACCCGCTTCAACACGGCCGGAGACTCGGACTCGCGAACCGAGGATGCCGTCACCGGCACCTTCAACGTGTCGTATGAGTTCCTGCCGACCCTGACGAGCTACCTCTCGTACTCGCGCGGATACAAGTCGGGCGGCTACAACTTCGACCGGGCCGGCTTCACCACTCCGGCCACGCCGAACGCCGCTGATCTGGCCTTCTCGGACGAGACGGTGGACGCCTATGAGTTCGGTCTGAAGGGCGAGTTCTTCGACCGCACCCTGACGGCCAATCTCGCGATCTTCCATCAGAAGTTCTCGGGCTTCCAGCTGATCGAGTACACGGGCGTCAACTTCGTGGTTCGCAGCCTCGAGGAAGCGATCTCGGAGGGCGCGGAGCTGGAGATCACCTGGCGTCCGATGCCGGGCCTGACCCTGACCAACGGCCTCAGCTACACCGACGCCTACTATCCGACGAGCGCCGGCAACTCGGCCTACTCGGGTCGGGAGATGGAGCAGTCGCCGGACTGGGTGAACGTCACCTCGGTCACCTATGAGTTCCCGATCGGCGAGCAGCTGACCGGCGTGGCCTATATCGACAACCGTTACAGCTCCGAGTTCTACACCGGCGGCTTCGATCCGAACCGGATCCAGCCCTCGTTCTCGGTCGCCAACGCCCGCCTCTCCCTGCGGGGACCGGACGAGACCTGGGCGGTCGACATCTGGGCGCGGAACCTGTTCGACAAGGACTACTATCGCCGCGTGATCCCGGCCACGTTCCAGGCCGGATCCTACTCGGCCTTCCTCGGCGACCCCCGTACCTACGGGATCACCCTGCGGCGCACCTTCTGA
- a CDS encoding acyl-CoA dehydrogenase family protein: MADHTATALDFDGLRPPSPFLTARHDGWRTQLRTFVDTHIAPNLKDWDAASDFPDSLYVEAAKAGILGMGFREDLGGTGEDIDLWDRIIFAEEFFRLGSGVVFADLATPWIALPPIISGGTPEMLERVAKPVLAGRKKIAFAVTEPGGGSDVSAFTTTAERKGDVFVVNGGKTLISGAMKADFLLTAVRTGGPGMGGLSMLLIETDRAGLTRGPVPGLEWYNRNNGWLKFDNVEVPVSNLIGVENRGFAGLAGQFNIERFSGISATLAMARTCIAEAISFARERQTFGKRLIDHQSMRHKIVEMIQRLKAAYAFLDILVWRFQRGETPVADLALLKVQATTTLEHCARESLQVLGGRAYTGDNRVERIYREARIFVIGGGSEEILRDLAAKQMGF; this comes from the coding sequence ATGGCAGACCACACCGCTACGGCGCTCGACTTCGACGGCCTGCGCCCGCCCAGCCCCTTCCTCACGGCGCGGCATGACGGCTGGCGGACCCAGCTTCGGACCTTCGTGGACACCCACATCGCCCCGAACCTGAAGGACTGGGACGCCGCCTCCGACTTCCCCGACAGCCTCTATGTCGAGGCGGCCAAGGCCGGGATTCTCGGCATGGGCTTCCGCGAAGACCTCGGCGGTACGGGCGAGGACATCGACCTGTGGGATCGCATCATCTTCGCCGAGGAGTTCTTCCGACTCGGCTCCGGCGTGGTCTTCGCCGACCTCGCCACCCCGTGGATCGCCCTGCCCCCGATCATCTCGGGCGGCACGCCGGAGATGCTGGAGCGCGTCGCCAAGCCGGTGCTGGCGGGCCGGAAGAAGATCGCCTTTGCCGTCACCGAACCGGGCGGCGGCTCCGATGTCTCGGCCTTCACCACCACCGCCGAGCGCAAGGGCGACGTCTTCGTCGTCAACGGCGGCAAGACCCTGATCTCGGGCGCCATGAAGGCCGACTTCCTGCTCACCGCCGTGCGCACCGGCGGCCCCGGCATGGGCGGTCTGTCCATGCTGCTGATCGAGACCGATCGGGCAGGCCTGACCCGCGGCCCGGTGCCCGGCCTTGAATGGTACAATCGCAACAACGGCTGGCTGAAGTTCGACAATGTCGAGGTTCCCGTCAGCAACCTGATCGGGGTCGAGAACCGCGGCTTCGCGGGCCTCGCCGGCCAGTTCAACATCGAGCGCTTCAGCGGCATTTCCGCCACCCTCGCCATGGCCCGAACCTGCATCGCGGAGGCGATCTCGTTCGCCCGCGAGCGCCAGACCTTCGGCAAGCGGCTGATCGACCACCAGTCGATGCGCCACAAGATCGTGGAGATGATCCAGCGCCTCAAGGCCGCCTACGCCTTCCTCGACATTCTCGTCTGGCGCTTCCAGCGCGGCGAGACCCCGGTCGCCGATCTGGCCCTGCTGAAGGTGCAGGCCACCACCACGCTGGAGCACTGCGCCCGCGAAAGCCTGCAGGTCCTCGGCGGCCGCGCCTACACCGGCGACAACCGCGTCGAGCGCATCTACCGCGAGGCCCGCATCTTCGTCATCGGCGGCGGCTCCGAGGAGATCCTGCGCGACCTGGCGGCGAAGCAGATGGGGTTCTAG